A single region of the Leptotrichia sp. OH3620_COT-345 genome encodes:
- the pgsA gene encoding CDP-diacylglycerol--glycerol-3-phosphate 3-phosphatidyltransferase, protein MNLPNKLAMLRMILVIPFVIILGIALSTENTVLSVLMRISAFLIFAGASITDYFDGQIARKYNLVTNLGKLIDPLADKILVISALTVLTKYDQISLWIVLVIIFRELMITGLRAIVSSEGTIIVAETLGKWKTVTQMAALSIIILFPLGYIMNNILLVIPLILTVISGLEYILKSKDVLNK, encoded by the coding sequence ATGAATCTACCAAATAAACTTGCTATGTTAAGAATGATATTGGTAATTCCGTTTGTCATTATACTTGGAATTGCTTTATCCACTGAAAATACAGTTTTATCGGTATTAATGAGAATATCCGCTTTTCTCATATTTGCGGGAGCTTCGATAACTGATTATTTTGACGGTCAGATTGCGAGAAAATACAATCTTGTAACAAACTTGGGGAAATTAATTGATCCTTTAGCTGATAAAATTTTAGTTATATCAGCTTTAACAGTATTGACAAAATACGATCAGATAAGTTTATGGATAGTTCTTGTAATAATATTCAGAGAACTTATGATAACGGGACTTAGAGCAATAGTTTCTTCTGAAGGAACTATTATTGTTGCTGAAACTCTCGGGAAATGGAAAACGGTTACGCAGATGGCAGCACTGTCAATAATTATACTTTTTCCTTTAGGTTATATAATGAATAATATTTTGCTGGTAATACCTCTTATTTTAACAGTAATATCAGGTTTGGAATATATCCTGAAATCGAAAGATGTTTTAAATAAATAA
- a CDS encoding YggT family protein, which produces MFITVLLSTIDRLIHLCYLILLINILGSWLDPFRRSPFFNFIRRMTDPFLSKLRIIIPLGGMSLDISPIIAMMLLRLIREILFGIIYLFVPFI; this is translated from the coding sequence ATGTTTATAACAGTTTTATTATCTACAATAGATAGATTAATACATTTGTGTTATCTTATTTTATTAATAAATATTTTAGGTTCATGGCTTGATCCGTTTAGACGTTCACCTTTTTTTAACTTTATAAGAAGGATGACGGATCCTTTTTTAAGTAAACTTAGAATAATTATACCTTTAGGAGGAATGTCTCTTGATATTTCTCCCATAATAGCGATGATGCTTTTAAGATTAATAAGAGAAATATTGTTCGGAATAATATATTTATTTGTTCCGTTCATATAA
- a CDS encoding deoxyguanosinetriphosphate triphosphohydrolase, with product MPKYKMNWKNLLSVNSQRPRSSKNFKGQEPEEDFTKSGKKKYSDLRSDFERDYHRILSSASFRRLQDKTQVFPLEKNDFIRTRLTHSIEVSSFARSLAQSVANEIIRRELDEDFGHEEATGITNILASSGLLHDIGNPPFGHFGEDTIRAWFIKHLEEIKLKDVTGKEKKLNEILNKQMCNDFINFEGNAQAIRVASKLHFLVDENGMNLTFALLNTLIKYPVDSLHINKNSGDIKTKKMGYYYSEKELFENIVNSTGTYNNETGEIYRHPLTFLLEAADDIAYCTADIEDGMKKGFISFENLIENLKENVPEDERLYKNLIKYKEDAKRKKYDSPELYAVQRWIVSIQGIFISSVVNSFIENYNLIMNGELKNDLFKGTEAEKLLKVLKKIAFKEVFESKAILKMEIAANNIINYFLTNFVNSVLYWDTPYEKKMAGIDMKYIAIISENQRHIYKYYSELFEKNIKQKNLDKNTEKEEIFRYKLYLRLMLVTDYISGMTDSFIKTLYQELIGIN from the coding sequence ATGCCAAAATATAAAATGAATTGGAAAAATTTACTATCGGTAAATAGTCAAAGACCAAGAAGTAGTAAAAATTTTAAGGGACAGGAGCCTGAAGAAGATTTTACAAAAAGTGGAAAAAAAAAGTACAGTGATTTAAGAAGTGATTTTGAAAGAGATTATCATAGAATACTAAGTAGCGCTTCTTTTAGGCGTTTGCAAGATAAAACACAGGTTTTTCCACTCGAAAAAAATGACTTTATACGTACGAGACTTACTCATTCAATAGAAGTTTCATCTTTTGCCAGATCTCTTGCACAGTCTGTCGCCAATGAAATCATAAGAAGGGAATTGGATGAAGATTTCGGTCATGAAGAAGCGACAGGAATAACTAATATATTAGCAAGCTCAGGACTTTTACATGATATAGGCAATCCTCCGTTCGGACATTTTGGGGAAGATACTATAAGAGCATGGTTTATAAAACATCTGGAAGAAATAAAGCTGAAGGATGTTACAGGAAAAGAAAAAAAATTAAATGAGATATTAAATAAACAGATGTGTAATGATTTTATAAATTTTGAAGGAAATGCCCAAGCCATAAGGGTAGCTTCAAAACTTCATTTTTTAGTAGATGAAAATGGAATGAACCTTACTTTCGCATTATTGAATACACTAATAAAATATCCTGTAGATTCACTGCACATTAATAAAAACAGCGGTGATATAAAAACAAAAAAGATGGGCTATTATTATTCGGAAAAAGAGTTATTTGAAAATATAGTGAACAGTACGGGAACTTATAATAATGAAACAGGAGAAATATACAGACATCCTCTGACTTTTCTTCTTGAAGCCGCTGATGACATAGCTTACTGTACTGCAGATATTGAAGATGGAATGAAGAAGGGGTTTATTTCATTTGAAAATTTAATAGAAAATTTGAAGGAAAATGTTCCTGAAGATGAGAGATTATATAAAAATCTTATAAAATATAAAGAAGATGCTAAAAGAAAAAAGTATGACAGTCCTGAATTATATGCGGTACAAAGATGGATAGTTTCCATACAAGGAATATTTATAAGTTCTGTTGTAAATTCATTTATTGAAAATTATAATTTAATAATGAACGGAGAATTGAAAAATGACTTGTTTAAAGGAACGGAAGCTGAAAAACTGTTGAAAGTTCTTAAAAAAATAGCTTTTAAGGAAGTATTCGAGTCGAAAGCTATTTTGAAAATGGAAATAGCTGCAAATAATATAATAAATTATTTTTTAACGAACTTTGTAAATTCAGTTTTATACTGGGATACTCCTTATGAGAAGAAAATGGCAGGAATTGATATGAAATATATCGCAATTATATCTGAAAATCAGAGACATATTTATAAATATTATAGTGAATTGTTTGAAAAAAATATAAAACAGAAAAACTTAGATAAAAATACTGAAAAGGAAGAAATTTTCAGATATAAACTGTATTTGAGATTAATGCTTGTAACCGACTACATCTCAGGAATGACTGACAGCTTTATAAAAACATTGTATCAGGAATTGATAGGAATTAATTAG
- a CDS encoding TrmB family transcriptional regulator: MDIISELQQFGFSKIEAKVYMEVLNAPMSNGTQISKKRDISRSAVYNALEKLCDNGYIYIVPTEEDKKNYIAADPMEIISKLKEEWDSKAEFLEKEFLKIRGKMEKTRSYELYTEKSLILKIKEMIEHTSGEIYISTNIDLYLLREEILKAIKTGIKIFIFNHGEIVVDFNKEISKSGNIFENYNMYNLKIYNANSKFYPKNEQKEIIIVSDMVTGFSCEETGENFAGLFTENKFLVKIMAENIHDNIYINKIERIYGDEIFDETVLDTFFEKYRRNKKEQ; this comes from the coding sequence ATGGATATAATATCAGAGTTACAACAATTCGGTTTTTCAAAAATTGAAGCGAAAGTTTATATGGAAGTTTTAAATGCTCCCATGTCAAACGGTACTCAGATTTCAAAAAAAAGAGATATTTCAAGAAGTGCCGTTTATAATGCTCTCGAAAAATTATGTGATAACGGTTATATTTATATAGTTCCTACTGAAGAAGACAAAAAAAATTATATAGCAGCCGATCCGATGGAGATAATTTCAAAGTTAAAGGAAGAGTGGGACAGTAAAGCTGAATTTCTTGAAAAAGAATTTTTAAAAATAAGAGGTAAGATGGAAAAAACAAGAAGTTATGAACTGTACACTGAAAAAAGTCTTATTTTAAAAATAAAGGAAATGATAGAACATACTTCCGGTGAAATATATATAAGTACAAATATTGACCTTTATTTACTTAGAGAAGAAATTTTAAAAGCAATAAAAACAGGGATAAAAATATTTATTTTTAATCATGGCGAAATAGTAGTCGATTTTAATAAGGAAATAAGCAAATCCGGAAATATATTTGAAAACTACAATATGTATAACCTTAAAATATATAATGCAAATAGCAAATTTTATCCAAAAAATGAACAAAAAGAAATAATTATAGTGTCCGATATGGTAACAGGATTTTCTTGTGAAGAAACAGGAGAAAATTTTGCAGGACTGTTTACAGAAAATAAATTTCTCGTAAAAATAATGGCGGAAAACATTCATGATAATATATATATCAATAAAATAGAAAGAATATATGGAGATGAAATATTTGATGAAACGGTTCTGGATACGTTTTTTGAAAAGTATAGAAGGAATAAGAAAGAACAGTAA
- the pdxS gene encoding pyridoxal 5'-phosphate synthase lyase subunit PdxS yields the protein MSETRYELNKNLAQMLKGGVIMDVSTPEQAKIAESAGAAAVMALERIPADIRAAGGVSRMSDPKMIKSIQEVVSIPVMAKVRIGHFVEAQILEAIEIDYIDESEVLSPADDRFHIDKKKFKVPFVCGAKDLGEALRRIAEGASMIRTKGEPGTGDIVQAVRHMRMMNQEIRRIQNMREDELYFTAKELQISLDLILFVHENGKLPVVNFAAGGVATPADAALMMQLGAEGVFVGSGIFKSGDPEKRAQAIVKAVTNYNDPKILAEISENLGEAMVGINESEIQLLMAERGK from the coding sequence ATGTCTGAAACAAGATACGAATTAAACAAAAATCTTGCACAAATGCTGAAAGGTGGGGTTATTATGGATGTTTCCACACCGGAACAGGCTAAGATTGCTGAAAGTGCAGGAGCAGCAGCAGTAATGGCATTAGAAAGGATTCCGGCAGATATAAGGGCAGCAGGAGGAGTTTCAAGAATGAGTGATCCTAAAATGATTAAAAGTATACAGGAAGTTGTTTCAATTCCTGTAATGGCAAAAGTGAGAATAGGACACTTTGTAGAAGCCCAGATTTTGGAGGCTATTGAAATAGATTATATTGATGAAAGTGAAGTTCTGTCTCCTGCTGACGACAGGTTTCATATTGATAAGAAAAAATTTAAAGTACCTTTCGTATGCGGTGCAAAAGATTTGGGAGAAGCATTAAGACGTATAGCTGAAGGGGCTTCGATGATAAGAACAAAGGGAGAACCGGGAACAGGGGATATTGTTCAGGCTGTCAGACATATGCGGATGATGAATCAGGAAATTAGAAGGATACAGAATATGAGAGAAGATGAACTTTATTTTACTGCAAAGGAACTACAGATATCCCTTGATTTAATCCTTTTTGTACATGAAAACGGCAAACTTCCTGTAGTAAATTTTGCTGCGGGAGGTGTGGCAACTCCTGCTGATGCTGCATTAATGATGCAACTTGGAGCTGAAGGTGTTTTTGTGGGTTCAGGTATTTTTAAATCAGGAGATCCTGAAAAAAGAGCTCAGGCTATTGTAAAAGCCGTGACAAATTATAATGATCCGAAAATACTGGCTGAAATTTCCGAAAATTTAGGAGAAGCTATGGTCGGTATTAATGAAAGTGAAATTCAATTACTGATGGCTGAAAGAGGGAAATAA
- the pdxT gene encoding pyridoxal 5'-phosphate synthase glutaminase subunit PdxT has translation MKIGILALQGAFIEHEKILRSLNVETVQIRKRKDLEDNKIDGLILPGGESTVMGKLLHDLNLFESLKKMIAEGLPVFGTCAGMILLAREIENDTARYFGLMNIKVKRNAYGRQLGSFFTENEFKHVGIVPMTFIRAPFISDVGENVEILSKVDGNIVAARQSSILVTSYHPELNSNTKIHEYFLEICKSYVLK, from the coding sequence ATGAAAATAGGGATTTTGGCTTTACAGGGAGCTTTTATTGAGCATGAAAAAATTCTTAGAAGCTTAAATGTTGAAACAGTACAGATTAGGAAAAGAAAAGATTTGGAAGATAATAAAATCGACGGTCTTATTTTACCCGGAGGAGAAAGTACGGTTATGGGAAAACTTCTCCATGATCTGAACTTATTTGAAAGTCTTAAAAAAATGATTGCAGAAGGACTGCCTGTTTTTGGGACTTGTGCAGGTATGATATTACTTGCCCGTGAAATTGAAAATGATACTGCAAGATATTTCGGACTGATGAATATTAAAGTAAAGAGAAATGCGTATGGCAGACAACTCGGAAGTTTTTTTACTGAAAATGAATTTAAACATGTAGGTATTGTACCTATGACTTTTATTCGTGCCCCGTTTATTTCAGATGTAGGAGAAAATGTGGAAATTCTTTCTAAAGTTGATGGAAATATAGTAGCTGCAAGACAAAGTAGTATTTTAGTAACATCTTATCATCCTGAATTAAACAGCAACACAAAGATTCATGAATATTTTCTTGAAATATGTAAAAGTTATGTATTGAAATAG